The following are from one region of the Noviherbaspirillum sedimenti genome:
- a CDS encoding nucleoside recognition domain-containing protein, which produces MLNGLWLGFFVVAALSALVRWLAGGEAGVFAAMVESLFAMAKLSVEVMVLLFGTLTLWLGFLRIAEKAGLVEVLARLLSPLFRRLMPEVPPGHPALGLITLNFTANALGLDNAATPIGLKAMRALQELNPLPLVASNAQILFLVLNASSLTLLPVSIFMYRTQQGAADPTLVFLPILIATSASTLTGFLAVALMQRLKLRDPVVLAWLGGTALVLGAMMAFLAGLSATALAALSSLLGNLVLFGLILLFLLWGAWRRVPVYESFVEGAKEGFEVAKNLLPYLVAMLCAVGVLRASSALEILLDGLRHLVTIAGLDSRFVEALPTALVKPFSGSAARAMLIETMQTTGVDSFPSLVAATVQGSTETTFYVLAVYFGAVGIQRARHAVGCALLADAAGVLASIGVCYWFFG; this is translated from the coding sequence ATGTTGAACGGCCTGTGGCTGGGCTTTTTCGTGGTGGCCGCGCTGAGCGCACTGGTGCGCTGGCTGGCAGGCGGCGAGGCCGGCGTGTTCGCCGCGATGGTGGAAAGCCTGTTCGCCATGGCCAAGCTGTCGGTCGAGGTGATGGTGCTGCTATTCGGCACCCTGACGCTGTGGCTCGGTTTCTTGCGCATCGCTGAAAAGGCTGGCCTGGTCGAGGTGCTGGCGCGCCTGCTGTCCCCGCTGTTCCGCCGCCTGATGCCGGAAGTGCCGCCGGGCCATCCGGCGCTCGGCCTGATCACGCTCAATTTCACCGCCAACGCGCTCGGACTTGACAATGCCGCCACGCCGATCGGCCTGAAGGCGATGCGCGCCCTGCAGGAACTGAACCCGCTGCCGCTGGTGGCCAGCAATGCGCAAATCCTCTTCCTGGTGCTCAATGCTTCCTCGCTGACCCTCTTGCCGGTATCAATTTTCATGTATCGGACGCAGCAGGGCGCGGCCGATCCGACCCTGGTATTCTTGCCGATCCTGATCGCCACCAGCGCCTCGACCCTGACCGGATTTCTGGCGGTGGCGCTGATGCAGCGCCTGAAACTGCGCGACCCGGTAGTACTGGCCTGGCTGGGCGGCACCGCCCTCGTGCTGGGGGCGATGATGGCATTTCTCGCCGGCCTGTCGGCCACCGCACTGGCAGCGCTGTCCTCCCTGCTTGGCAACCTGGTGCTGTTCGGCCTGATCCTGCTGTTTCTACTGTGGGGCGCCTGGCGCCGCGTGCCGGTCTATGAAAGTTTTGTCGAGGGCGCCAAGGAAGGCTTCGAGGTCGCCAAAAACCTGTTGCCCTACCTGGTTGCCATGCTGTGCGCGGTTGGCGTCCTGCGCGCCTCCAGTGCGCTGGAGATCCTGCTCGACGGCTTGCGCCACCTGGTGACGATCGCCGGACTGGACAGCCGCTTTGTGGAAGCCCTGCCGACCGCCCTGGTCAAACCCTTTTCCGGCAGCGCCGCGCGCGCCATGCTGATCGAAACCATGCAAACCACCGGGGTGGACAGTTTCCCTTCGCTGGTGGCAGCGACCGTCCAGGGCAGCACGGAAACCACCTTCTATGTGCTGGCGGTGTATTTCGGCGCAGTCGGCATCCAGCGCGCCCGCCATGCGGTCGGCTGCGCCCTGCTGGCCGATGCCGCCGGGGTGCTGGCCTCGATCGGCGTATGCTACTGGTTTTTTGGCTGA
- a CDS encoding PilZ domain-containing protein has product MTSEIPENFRPPPELRASSRHTLDVTARMLGHDAIPRPIRITDISRGGIGLVGSTALQHGDTCAIAFDANVNLESRRINVWAKVVYCVPLAEDAYRIGVRFRDYDSHSKMHIEQLCASNGLPVGW; this is encoded by the coding sequence ATGACCTCCGAAATACCGGAAAATTTTCGGCCACCCCCCGAACTGCGGGCGAGTTCACGGCACACGCTTGATGTCACCGCGCGGATGCTGGGGCACGACGCTATCCCGCGGCCAATCCGGATCACCGACATTTCCCGTGGCGGCATCGGCCTGGTGGGGAGTACGGCTTTGCAGCATGGCGATACCTGCGCAATCGCCTTCGATGCCAACGTGAACCTGGAATCCAGGCGGATCAACGTCTGGGCAAAGGTGGTGTATTGCGTTCCCCTCGCCGAGGATGCGTATCGGATCGGCGTGCGCTTCCGCGATTATGACTCCCACAGCAAAATGCATATCGAGCAGTTGTGCGCATCGAACGGTTTGCCAGTCGGGTGGTGA
- a CDS encoding methyl-accepting chemotaxis protein — protein MLFGNLKIGVRLGAGFALMLLMLVASTALGLRSMEQVDTHMQQIVQNHNAKIFAATEMADNSRDIESIVSYMVLLEDPVAIRQQQDKLAKARTAYIQAKKRLLDTTLNQKEQKLLDKLEAVLKVAGPLTNKVIELATETRRGEATSVMMSQSAPATRQAIDAIIDVVNYEKELANIAATEAREQYVSARRMTLGLGGLALALGALIAWIITRSITRPINQAVRVAKTVAAGDLGSHIEVHSSDETGELLQALQDMNNSLSSIVSQVRNGTDLIASASSQIASGNLDLSSRTEQQASSLEETASSMEELTSTVRQNADNARQANSLAQSASEVAVRGGAVVSSVVDTMGAINESAKKIADIIGVIDGIAFQTNILALNAAVEAARAGEQGRGFAVVAAEVRTLAQRSAAAAKEIKSLIGDSVDKVGAGSKLVQQAGTTMEEVVTSIRRVTDIMGEITAASSEQSAGIEQVNQAIGQMDQVTQQNAALVEEAAAAAASMQDQADKLAQVVGVFRVDGMRTDAVQSRPANKREPHERPVTRTKPAMLERQARATNPVVAAPASGAVTARDLVSRSAGKDEWEEF, from the coding sequence ATGTTATTTGGGAATTTGAAAATCGGAGTCCGCCTGGGTGCGGGGTTCGCGTTAATGCTCCTGATGCTGGTTGCTAGCACAGCGCTTGGATTGCGATCGATGGAACAAGTGGATACCCACATGCAGCAGATTGTACAAAACCACAATGCCAAGATTTTCGCCGCCACGGAAATGGCGGACAATTCCCGCGACATCGAGTCGATCGTCAGTTATATGGTGCTGCTGGAAGATCCTGTTGCTATCCGTCAGCAGCAGGACAAGCTGGCCAAGGCGCGTACGGCTTACATTCAAGCCAAGAAGCGATTGCTCGATACCACGTTGAACCAGAAGGAACAGAAATTGCTGGACAAGCTTGAAGCTGTCCTCAAGGTCGCCGGCCCGTTGACTAACAAGGTCATCGAGCTGGCGACAGAAACCCGTCGTGGCGAGGCCACCAGCGTAATGATGAGCCAATCTGCCCCGGCGACACGGCAGGCGATTGATGCGATTATCGATGTCGTCAACTACGAAAAAGAGCTGGCAAACATTGCTGCGACGGAGGCGAGGGAGCAATACGTCAGTGCGCGCCGAATGACGCTGGGACTTGGCGGGCTTGCCCTGGCATTGGGGGCGCTGATCGCATGGATCATTACCCGATCAATCACCCGGCCGATCAATCAGGCAGTGCGCGTGGCCAAGACCGTCGCGGCGGGCGACCTTGGCAGCCACATCGAGGTCCACTCCAGCGATGAGACCGGCGAGTTGTTGCAAGCATTGCAAGACATGAACAACAGCTTGTCCTCGATCGTAAGCCAGGTGCGCAATGGCACCGACCTGATCGCCTCCGCATCGAGCCAGATCGCCAGCGGCAACCTGGACCTGTCCTCGCGCACCGAACAGCAGGCCAGTTCGCTGGAAGAAACCGCCTCCTCGATGGAAGAGCTGACCTCGACCGTCAGGCAAAATGCCGATAATGCCCGCCAGGCCAACAGCCTTGCGCAATCCGCCTCGGAAGTGGCGGTCAGGGGCGGCGCCGTCGTATCGAGCGTGGTCGACACCATGGGGGCGATCAATGAATCGGCGAAGAAGATCGCCGACATCATCGGCGTCATCGATGGCATTGCCTTCCAGACCAATATCCTGGCCTTGAACGCCGCGGTGGAGGCGGCGCGCGCCGGCGAACAGGGACGCGGCTTTGCGGTTGTGGCGGCCGAAGTGCGCACGCTGGCACAACGTTCGGCGGCGGCCGCCAAGGAAATCAAGAGCCTGATCGGCGATTCGGTCGACAAGGTCGGTGCCGGCAGCAAGCTGGTGCAGCAGGCTGGCACGACGATGGAGGAAGTCGTCACCAGCATCCGCCGCGTCACCGACATCATGGGCGAGATTACTGCCGCCAGCAGCGAACAGAGCGCCGGCATCGAGCAGGTCAACCAGGCCATCGGCCAGATGGACCAGGTCACCCAGCAGAATGCGGCACTGGTCGAGGAAGCGGCCGCGGCCGCCGCCAGCATGCAGGATCAGGCTGACAAGCTGGCGCAGGTGGTCGGCGTGTTCCGGGTCGATGGCATGCGGACGGATGCCGTGCAGTCGCGGCCAGCGAATAAACGGGAGCCGCATGAGCGGCCAGTGACAAGGACGAAGCCCGCCATGCTCGAGCGGCAGGCGCGCGCGACAAATCCGGTTGTGGCGGCGCCGGCATCCGGTGCCGTGACGGCGCGTGACCTGGTGAGCAGGAGCGCCGGCAAGGATGAGTGGGAAGAGTTCTAA
- a CDS encoding Dyp-type peroxidase: protein MTHFQPGILATPVPPQARHLFFAIESAADLPAALERLVQLADGEATVVGLGDSLLQALGRRLDGLRPFPALAGASVDIPSTQHALWCWLRGDDRGELLHRSRAIEAALAPALRLVQMTEAFRYKTGHDLTGYEDGTENPEGEDAVQAAIASHGPGGSFAAVQHWTHELERFAALPQQAQDHIMGRRKSDNEELEDAPESAHVKRTAQESFSPEAFVVRRSMPWAEGGQAGLVFLAFGHTLDAYEAQLRRMAGLEDGIIDALFGFSRATSGGYYWCPPLQEGRLDLRAVR, encoded by the coding sequence ATGACGCACTTCCAGCCAGGCATCCTCGCCACGCCGGTGCCGCCACAGGCCCGCCACCTGTTTTTCGCCATCGAATCGGCTGCCGACTTGCCGGCGGCGCTCGAGCGGCTGGTGCAACTGGCCGATGGCGAGGCGACCGTGGTCGGGCTGGGCGATTCGCTGCTGCAGGCGCTGGGCCGCCGGCTCGACGGCTTGCGGCCGTTTCCGGCGCTCGCTGGCGCCAGCGTGGATATCCCTTCGACCCAGCATGCACTGTGGTGCTGGCTGCGCGGCGACGACCGCGGCGAGCTGCTGCATCGTAGCCGTGCCATCGAGGCGGCGCTAGCGCCAGCGCTACGCCTGGTGCAGATGACGGAAGCCTTCCGCTACAAGACCGGGCACGACCTGACCGGCTATGAGGACGGCACCGAAAATCCCGAGGGCGAGGACGCCGTGCAGGCGGCGATCGCCAGCCACGGCCCCGGCGGCAGCTTCGCCGCCGTGCAGCACTGGACGCATGAGCTCGAGCGCTTCGCGGCGTTGCCGCAGCAAGCGCAAGACCACATCATGGGGCGCCGCAAGAGCGACAATGAAGAACTGGAAGACGCGCCGGAATCGGCCCACGTCAAGCGCACCGCACAGGAAAGCTTCAGCCCGGAAGCCTTCGTGGTGCGCCGCTCGATGCCGTGGGCGGAGGGTGGCCAGGCCGGCCTGGTGTTCCTTGCCTTCGGCCATACACTCGACGCCTATGAAGCGCAGCTGCGCCGCATGGCCGGACTGGAAGACGGCATTATCGATGCCCTGTTCGGTTTCAGCCGCGCGACCAGCGGCGGCTATTACTGGTGCCCGCCGCTGCAAGAGGGCCGACTGGACTTGCGCGCCGTACGATAG
- a CDS encoding hemolysin family protein: MSLFQHIVLLAVLVLAAGFLSLTEISLAGARKIKLKLLAESGDERALKVMALQAQSADFFAASQIGLNAIAILGGILGEGALRPYFIGWISYFYAGPWLENIGFTLAFVAVTSLFILFSDLMPKRLAMIAPERIAVAVIKPVLLFIRLCKPFSWALNLVANLLFRLFKVETTRDDSITFDEISAAVKAGALAGVLQKQEQHFIENVFELESRAVTSTMTSRDNVVFFSLNEAEDSIRQKIAQHSYSKFPVCDGVIDHVIGYVDTRDILVRLLNKQSLFQLNESSIRTVLIIPDTLTLSELLDKFRATKESFAVVINEYALVMGVITVSDIMIAVMGSWGTPLDEDKQILQREDGSWLIDGSTPAGDMKRTIGLETLPEEENYQTAAGFMMYMLRKVPKRTDSVEYEGIKFEVLDVDHYRIDQLLVKRLAPGTPVE; encoded by the coding sequence GTGAGTTTATTCCAGCATATTGTCCTCCTGGCGGTACTGGTGCTGGCTGCCGGTTTTCTGTCTCTGACCGAAATCTCGCTGGCCGGCGCGCGCAAAATCAAGCTCAAGCTGCTCGCCGAGTCGGGCGATGAGCGTGCCCTGAAAGTCATGGCACTGCAGGCGCAGTCGGCGGATTTCTTTGCCGCCTCGCAGATCGGCCTGAATGCCATCGCCATCCTCGGCGGCATTCTTGGCGAAGGCGCCTTGCGGCCTTATTTCATTGGCTGGATCAGCTATTTTTATGCCGGCCCCTGGCTTGAGAACATTGGCTTCACGCTGGCGTTTGTTGCCGTCACCTCGCTGTTCATCCTGTTTTCCGACCTGATGCCCAAGCGGCTAGCCATGATCGCGCCGGAACGCATTGCCGTAGCAGTCATCAAGCCAGTCCTGCTGTTCATCCGTCTTTGCAAGCCGTTTTCGTGGGCGTTGAATCTCGTGGCGAACCTGCTGTTCCGCCTTTTCAAGGTCGAGACGACACGGGATGACAGTATCACTTTCGATGAAATCTCCGCCGCAGTCAAAGCAGGCGCCCTGGCCGGCGTTCTGCAGAAGCAGGAACAGCACTTTATCGAGAATGTCTTCGAACTGGAGTCGCGCGCAGTGACGTCCACCATGACCAGCCGCGACAACGTGGTATTTTTCAGCCTGAATGAAGCCGAAGACAGCATTCGCCAGAAAATCGCGCAACACTCCTACTCCAAGTTTCCGGTCTGCGATGGCGTCATCGACCATGTCATCGGCTATGTGGATACCCGCGATATCCTGGTGCGCCTGCTGAACAAGCAGTCGCTGTTCCAGTTGAATGAATCGAGCATTCGCACCGTGCTGATCATTCCCGATACGCTGACCTTGTCGGAGCTGCTGGACAAGTTCCGCGCGACCAAGGAAAGTTTTGCCGTGGTGATCAATGAATACGCTTTGGTCATGGGCGTCATCACCGTAAGCGATATCATGATTGCCGTGATGGGCAGCTGGGGCACGCCGCTGGACGAGGACAAGCAGATCCTGCAGCGCGAAGATGGCTCATGGCTGATCGACGGCAGCACGCCCGCAGGCGACATGAAGCGCACCATTGGTCTTGAAACCCTGCCCGAGGAAGAAAACTACCAAACCGCCGCCGGTTTCATGATGTACATGCTGCGCAAGGTTCCCAAGCGCACCGACAGTGTTGAATACGAAGGCATCAAGTTCGAGGTGCTGGATGTGGACCACTACCGCATCGACCAGTTGCTGGTCAAGCGCCTGGCGCCAGGGACGCCGGTCGAGTAA
- a CDS encoding DUF6999 family protein, whose amino-acid sequence MKVHDDIAAVAHDSADPDPWLAMYLDGSVPVFDTVKKAWINNLRSRSRQFLLPLVRPLARLMIILLQLWKVIAPKAFTSSALLHRMLVWGLKTWVRPDANWLILRHFHIGSQNLAFIARNIPGVTVPMNPLYPKKIDDLIDHVFLKHDINLFNFVINLNKELRARNIEIEKIANPDFQDIQPDGFAIEDMPNRWTNFLDLETAIDLFTPVYALFLTDSDFWRATNSLQMDEPIAIYVARILGMPEQLVLLNNKHPLVPLTTLRAGHRLVLHGLASEMLFALLARTKAEQHTAVSTSHEVARM is encoded by the coding sequence GTGAAGGTCCATGACGATATTGCAGCAGTAGCGCATGACTCGGCCGATCCTGATCCATGGCTGGCGATGTACCTGGACGGCAGTGTGCCCGTGTTCGATACTGTGAAGAAGGCCTGGATCAACAACCTGCGTTCGCGCTCGCGCCAATTCCTGCTGCCATTGGTAAGGCCGCTGGCGCGGCTCATGATCATTCTGCTGCAGCTATGGAAAGTGATTGCGCCAAAGGCATTCACGTCCTCTGCCCTGCTGCACCGCATGCTTGTCTGGGGCTTGAAAACCTGGGTGCGGCCAGACGCCAACTGGCTGATCCTGCGCCATTTCCATATCGGCTCGCAAAACCTGGCATTCATCGCCCGCAATATCCCTGGCGTCACGGTGCCGATGAATCCGCTCTATCCGAAAAAGATCGATGATCTGATCGATCACGTGTTCCTGAAGCACGACATCAATTTATTCAATTTCGTGATCAATCTGAACAAGGAACTGCGCGCCAGGAATATCGAGATCGAGAAAATCGCCAATCCGGATTTTCAGGATATTCAGCCCGACGGATTTGCCATTGAAGACATGCCCAACAGGTGGACCAATTTCCTCGACCTTGAGACGGCCATCGACCTGTTCACGCCGGTGTATGCGCTGTTCCTGACCGATAGCGATTTCTGGCGCGCGACCAATTCGTTGCAAATGGATGAGCCCATCGCGATTTACGTGGCGAGGATACTCGGCATGCCGGAACAGCTCGTCCTGTTGAACAACAAGCACCCGCTGGTGCCGCTGACGACGCTGCGGGCCGGTCACAGGCTGGTATTGCATGGCCTGGCTTCCGAAATGCTGTTTGCCTTGCTGGCGCGGACCAAAGCAGAACAGCATACAGCAGTTAGCACCTCACATGAAGTTGCGCGTATGTAG
- a CDS encoding StlD/DarB family beta-ketosynthase yields MIKPYASVYITGTGKYLPGNPVNNEAIDQFIAPMNARCTRLKKRILEENGIQTRHYALDANGDSTHSNAQMAALAARQCLARTGTSLADISFLGTGTSGGDNVLPGFANAVQGELGAQPMVTSSHQGVCASGMSALQYGALKVERGDHEHALVVASEFPSRLFKRTRFASRGYQTDFDSHFLRWMLSDGAGACQLASRPAASGLSLKLHWVHLKSFSGDYPLCMQVGHPEKNQPKSYLDYPSFAEAEKDGAFFLRQDIRLLPHLFDVGIHEYARMVQAGVFQPEDIDHFLCHYSSEKFSSVVEDLMEKAGLVIPQERWYSNLKSRGNTGSASIFIMLDDFLASGRLKKGEKILFFVPESGRFTVSYALLEAVDASDAPVPVPVPAPAQSQALRQEAAVAADSRHLPAPPVEAGDLEDGLMRDTLKELASIWQDYRSAAWRTPLIHKLVGRQFTGLDYRRWMEHWIPQVREGSKWMFEAVDNIGEPFLLLKALITEHGNDEKNDFMILYEDYLAAGGELPLDALVRNPGGEALNAYMHAAAARKNPVGLLGGIYIIEGTGQRIIPALLPMIKVQTGLPPQAFRFLQYHGDNDPHHLERWLAAVGIALESSDDAAATSAGIVRTAREVASLYLLHMGGVL; encoded by the coding sequence ATGATTAAGCCTTATGCCTCGGTGTATATCACCGGGACCGGAAAATACTTGCCGGGAAATCCGGTTAACAATGAAGCGATTGACCAGTTCATCGCGCCGATGAATGCCCGCTGCACCCGCCTGAAGAAGCGCATCCTCGAAGAGAACGGCATTCAGACGCGCCACTACGCCCTGGACGCCAATGGCGATTCCACCCATTCCAATGCGCAGATGGCGGCGTTGGCGGCAAGGCAGTGCCTTGCCAGGACCGGAACCAGTCTGGCGGACATTTCCTTTCTGGGGACCGGCACCTCCGGCGGCGACAACGTGCTGCCGGGTTTTGCCAATGCGGTGCAAGGCGAGCTCGGCGCCCAGCCCATGGTGACGAGCAGCCATCAGGGCGTTTGCGCATCCGGCATGTCGGCGTTGCAGTATGGCGCGCTGAAGGTGGAGCGCGGCGACCACGAGCATGCATTGGTCGTGGCTTCCGAATTTCCGTCGCGCCTGTTCAAGCGCACGCGCTTTGCCTCGCGCGGTTATCAGACCGATTTCGACAGCCACTTCCTGCGCTGGATGCTGTCTGACGGCGCCGGCGCCTGCCAGCTCGCCAGCCGTCCCGCCGCATCGGGCCTGTCGCTGAAGCTTCATTGGGTGCACCTGAAATCGTTTTCCGGCGATTACCCGCTGTGCATGCAGGTGGGGCACCCGGAAAAGAACCAGCCGAAGTCTTATCTGGATTACCCGTCGTTTGCCGAAGCGGAAAAGGATGGCGCCTTTTTTCTGCGCCAGGATATCCGTCTGCTGCCGCACCTGTTCGATGTCGGCATTCACGAATATGCCCGGATGGTGCAGGCCGGCGTTTTTCAGCCGGAAGACATCGATCACTTCCTTTGCCATTATTCGTCAGAAAAATTTTCGAGCGTGGTTGAAGACTTGATGGAAAAGGCCGGACTTGTGATTCCGCAGGAGCGCTGGTACAGCAACCTCAAGTCCCGCGGCAATACCGGTTCGGCTTCCATTTTCATCATGCTGGATGATTTCCTGGCCTCCGGCCGCCTGAAGAAAGGCGAAAAGATCCTCTTCTTTGTCCCGGAGTCGGGCCGCTTTACCGTGTCCTATGCCCTGCTGGAAGCGGTGGACGCCAGCGATGCGCCGGTACCGGTACCGGTACCGGCACCGGCACAGTCGCAGGCACTCAGGCAGGAGGCCGCAGTTGCCGCCGATAGCCGGCATCTACCGGCGCCTCCCGTGGAAGCGGGGGACCTGGAAGATGGCTTGATGCGCGATACGCTCAAGGAACTGGCAAGCATCTGGCAGGATTATCGTTCTGCGGCCTGGAGAACGCCGCTGATCCACAAACTCGTCGGGCGGCAATTCACTGGACTGGATTACCGGCGCTGGATGGAACACTGGATTCCGCAGGTACGCGAAGGCAGCAAATGGATGTTCGAGGCTGTCGACAACATCGGCGAGCCCTTCCTGCTGCTCAAGGCCCTGATTACCGAACACGGCAATGACGAGAAAAACGACTTCATGATTCTGTATGAAGATTACCTGGCTGCCGGCGGCGAGCTACCGCTTGACGCCCTGGTGCGTAACCCGGGAGGCGAGGCCTTGAATGCCTATATGCACGCGGCAGCCGCGCGCAAGAATCCGGTCGGCCTGTTGGGCGGCATTTACATCATCGAGGGCACGGGCCAGCGGATCATTCCTGCCCTGCTGCCCATGATCAAGGTGCAAACTGGTTTGCCGCCGCAGGCATTCCGCTTCCTGCAATACCATGGCGACAATGACCCGCACCATCTCGAACGCTGGCTTGCCGCCGTCGGCATCGCTCTGGAATCGTCGGACGATGCCGCGGCCACGTCTGCCGGGATTGTGCGCACCGCCAGGGAAGTCGCCAGCCTGTACCTGCTGCACATGGGGGGCGTACTGTGA
- a CDS encoding metal-dependent hydrolase yields MAIHSSPPSPMDYTASPAALTVRRLLIDLEAPIDRHWCGNDAFRTALFNALSMGFPPGEQMFIDSVRAAMPLLPEEKQAEFKTRVAGFIGQEATHRRIHGLFNAQLERHGLVNAWIPRAQRRLKRMEGFAPKHMLALTAAYEHFTALLAQWLLQHQDVFDGCEDRLTTLWLWHSAEEVEHKAVAFDLYQALSGKRVWRSFWFLSATLVFATDTLHQTLYNLKRDGTLWKRQTWTGTGSFLFGSDGVLRHSFGPWRAYLGKHFHPAQENSPLAERWLLANAGSFSVVQGRD; encoded by the coding sequence ATGGCAATCCATTCTTCGCCGCCCAGTCCCATGGATTACACCGCCTCCCCTGCCGCCTTGACGGTGCGACGCCTTCTGATTGACCTGGAAGCGCCCATCGACCGCCACTGGTGCGGCAATGACGCCTTTCGCACGGCACTGTTCAATGCCTTGTCGATGGGATTCCCCCCGGGCGAACAGATGTTCATCGATTCGGTACGTGCGGCCATGCCGTTGCTGCCGGAAGAAAAACAGGCCGAATTCAAAACCCGGGTGGCAGGATTCATTGGTCAGGAAGCGACTCACCGCCGCATTCATGGTTTATTCAACGCGCAACTGGAGCGGCATGGCCTGGTCAATGCCTGGATCCCGCGGGCGCAGCGCCGGCTGAAAAGAATGGAAGGCTTTGCTCCGAAACACATGCTGGCATTGACGGCCGCATACGAGCATTTCACCGCCCTGCTTGCGCAATGGCTGCTGCAACACCAGGACGTTTTCGATGGTTGTGAAGATCGTCTGACAACCCTGTGGCTATGGCACAGCGCCGAGGAAGTCGAGCACAAGGCGGTGGCATTCGATCTCTACCAGGCGCTAAGCGGCAAGCGCGTCTGGCGATCCTTCTGGTTTCTGAGCGCCACGCTGGTATTTGCCACCGACACCCTGCACCAGACCCTGTACAACCTCAAGCGCGACGGCACCCTCTGGAAGCGCCAGACCTGGACTGGCACCGGCAGCTTCCTGTTTGGCAGCGATGGCGTGTTGCGTCATTCTTTCGGCCCCTGGCGCGCTTACCTGGGCAAGCACTTCCATCCGGCGCAGGAAAACAGTCCGCTTGCCGAGCGCTGGCTGCTTGCCAATGCGGGCAGTTTTTCAGTAGTGCAGGGCCGGGATTAG